GCTAGAATGATAGAAACTTCTTTAAAAGAAGTGAGCTGGGGTGTGGTGGAGGCTTCTTTGGCAATGGGAGCCAGTACCTGGCAGATTATTCGTAAAGTGTTATTACCCGAAGCCCTACCCGGTATTATTTTAGGTACGACCATTACTGCCATAGCTGTGATTGGTTATTCTGCAATGGCAGGTGTCGTGGGAGGAGGTGGCCTCGGGGACCTGGCGATTCGTTACGGTTATATGCGTTTTGATGCGGTGGTAATGGTAACCACCGTAGTTATCTTGATTATTATGGTGCAAATTATTCAATCCCTGGGAAACATATTTGCCGATAAATTTAATAAAAACTAGGAGGAGTTAAAATGAAAAAGAAGTTTGCATTTTTGGTTGCCTGCTTACTGACCTTGAGCTTGGTTCTGGCCGGTTGTGGTGGCGAAACAAAGGAAAAAACCGAAGCCCCCGGCAAAGACGCTAAAATATTAAAGGTGGGTGCTACCCCAGTTCCCCATGCAGAAATTTTAAAAGTTGTTAAGCCCATTCTAGAAAAGGACGGTATTCAATTAGAGATTGTTGAGTTTAATGATTATGTACAGCCCAATCTGGCTCTCAATGACAAGCAACTGGATGCCAACTACTTCCAACACCTTCCCTACCTCGAAGATTTTAATAAACAGAAGGGCCTGGAACTTTCCTATACAGCTAAAATTCACTTTGAGCCAATGGGTCTTTTCTCCAGAAATGTTAAAGCTGTTAGTGATTTCAAAGAAGGCGACAAAATCGGTATTCCCAATGACCCAACCAACGGCGGCAGGGCACTGGCTGTTTTAGAAAAGGCCGGTCTACTGAAGCTTAAAGAAGGTGTTGGCATCAATGCCACCGTACGGGATATTGTAGAGAAAAAAGTTGAAGTAATTGAACTGGAAGCTGCTCAATTGCCCCGTTCCGTAGATGATCTGGCCGGCGCTGTGATTAACGGTAACTTTGCTGTACAGGCTAAATTTGTTCCCACCGATGCTCTGGTGGCTGAAGATGCTAAGTCCGAGGCTGCGGACACCTTCGGTAATATTTTAGCCATCCGCAAGGGTGATGAAAATCGTGAAGAGATTAAAAAACTTACTGAAGCCCTGAAGAGTGCTGAAGTTAAGAAATTCATTGAAGATACCTACAAAGGTGCTGTTGTTGCTACCTTCTAATACAATAAAGGTGTAAAGGCTCCCGAGTTTCGGGGGCCTTTACTTTGTACAAATATTTAGCTATTCACGTTATCACCGCTTATGAATGCGACATTTCTCTACAAAGTTTATTGATGGTACTGCTCTCAATGCGGGAGATAAAGGAGCGGGATATATCTAGCCTCTTACCCACCTCCCGTTGGGTCAACTCTCTTTCACCCTCCAGACCATATCGTAATTTAATGACGATTTTCTCTCTGGGATTAAGTGTTTGAAGGGCCTTTTCCAACCTCTCCACATCCAAGCTTTTCTCCACCAGTTCATCCACCGGGATTTCGTTATTGGCCAGGGTATCCTGCAACTCCAAAGGACTGCCGTCTTTATCAAAATCCAGAGGTTCAGAAATAGAGATGGTATTTCGCTCACTTTTCTGCTTGCGCAACATCATTAGCATTTCATTTTGAATGCAAACACCAGCATAGGTGGAAAACTTTCTCGCCTTCTTTATATCAAAGGTATCTACACCTTTAATTAAACCAATGACCCCCACTTGAAACAAATCTTGCTTATCGACACCGCTATCTTTCAACTTATTGGCAATCTTAGCAACCAATCGCAAATTCCTTTCGATCAGAATCGTTTTAGCTAACTTATCTCCGGTTGCCATTTTTAATAATAACTCCCTTTCTTCTTCCGGGGATAAAGGATCCGGTAAACTGCCGGAAGAAATATAAGAAACCAGAATTGCTATACCATTGAGAATAGTAAGGGCAAGTAACGTAACAATGCCAGTGATCAATGATCATCCCTCCGTAACAAAAATAGTTATCTACTCTATGCTACGAAGCAGCCTTAGGAAAAGTGCATGTTCAACACAAAAAAATTTGATAGAAAGTTCTGGTGAAGGATTTAATTTATTTTTATGGAACAAAATAAGAGAGAAATTGAATAGAGGTGGAATTTATGAAGAGAATACAGTTAACCGTTTTCTCAGATTATGCTTGACCTTTTTGTTACATCGGCAAAGGTATTGTCGAAAAATTGTCCAGAGAATATCCCTTGGATATTACTTGGGTAGGTTATGAACTTCGTCCGGAAAGAGCAGCGGAGGGAGAAAAATTAAGTAATATACTGCCCGGCGCAGATTTAAAGCAGGTCTTTGCTCATTATAACCAAGCTGCTTTAGAGTATGGTATCTCAATAAATCAGGTTGATTTTTTACCCAACACGCATATGGCTTTAATGGCCACAGAATTTGCTAAGGATCTTGATATGTTTGAAGAGTTTCATAGCCTTGTTTTTAAGTCTTTTTTTACCGAAGGGAGGGATATTGGCAACTCCAAGGTAGTGGTTGATTTACTGGTCTCTCTGAATGTTCCCCGGGAAAAGGCTGCTGCCATCTTAAATGATCCAGTTTACTCTGACAGGGTAAAGAAAAATAGAAATGACGCTGTAAATTTTGTGGCTGGTTTACCCACTTTTATCATTGAAAACAAGAAAAAAATTGTCGGAGCGCAACCTTTGAATGTTTTTAGGAATATTCTTGATAGCTATCATTAATACTATGCACTGAATTTCACTTAATTGTTAATTTTTCTTTAAATACTTACATATTTTTAACATTCCGCCACACCATGTGATATACTCTTTCATGGACTAGATTAAAATATCTCCTTGGGGGGGACTATATGTTTTTTAAGAAAACTGATATCTTCTTTGAAACCTTTAAAGCCATTGCAGAAAATATTACTAGGGCCGCAGAGGATTTTAGTGCCGAGATACATAACCCTAGTAGTGACAAAAGGGGGTTAACAAACCTACAAAATTATGAAAAAACTGGGGATCGTTATACTCATACCATTATAAAAGAGTTAAACAAGACCTTTGTTACACCCTTGGAACGAGAAGATATCATGAATTTGGCCGTAAAGCTGGACGACATTCTTGATGGCATTGAAGCTACGATGATCCGCATGGATATCTATGACATTAAGGATATGAATATCTTTATTAAGCGTAATACAGAAATCATTTTGGAGCAATGCCAAGAGGTCGAAAAGTCCATTGGCAAACTGGTCACCAAAAGGTTTTTGGAAATTCGTACTCACGCTGTGAGGATTAATGAACTGGAGAATGAAGCTGACCATCTCTTTAACAATAGCCTAAGAGAGTTAGTGGCCTCCTGTAATGACGCCATTCAGTTTATCAAGTATAAGCAGATTTACGAGATGCTTGAAGAAGTCACCGATGCCTGTGAAGACGTGGCAAACATTCTTGAGAGCATTCTTATGCGAAATTCCTAATTAAGGAAGGCAGATTATGGAACAACAGATTGTTATTATTGCCGTTGTCGTCTTAGCGTTAAGTTTTGACTTTATTAACGGGTTTCACGACACTGCCAATGCAATTGCTACATCTATTTCCACCAAAGCCCTTAAGCCCAGAACCGCCATTGTTCTTGCCGCTTGTATGAATTTATTGGGTGCACTCACCTTTACTGGTGTTGCTAAAACCGTGGGTGGCAAAGTAGCAAATCCCGCTAACATTGAACACGGGGTTTATGTTGTGGCAGCAGCCCTGATAGCAGCCATTATTTGGAATTTAATTACTTGGTATTATGGTATTCCCAGTAGTTCATCCCACGCTTTGATCGGTTCCTTAGCAGGTTCCGTTATTGCCGCAGCAGGGTTTACTGCCGTTAATTTTAAAGGCTTCCTAACTATTATTGAGGGTCTTATTTTATCCCCTTTACTTGCCTTTACCGTGGGCTATATTATTATGTCTATTATTCGTATGATATTTGCTAATGTTTCGCCCCATAAATTAAACTCTAATTTTAGATTTTTACAGGTTTTTACAGCTGCCTTCCAAGCCTTTAGCCACGGCACCAACGATGCTCAAAAAACAATGGGTATTATTACCTTTGCATTGGTTGCAGGCGGGTTTCAAGAAAGCTTAGATGTGGCTCTGTGGGTAAAGGTTTCTGCTGCAATGGCAATGGCCCTAGGTACCTCCGTTGGTGGTTGGCGTATTATTAAAACTGTAGGTTCAAAAATTATCAAATTTGAACCGGCCAGTGGTTTTGCCTCAGACCTGACATCTGCCCTAGTTATTACTGGTGCTACATTAATTAAATTGCCGGTTTCCACCACCCACGTGATTAGTTCTGCTATTATGGGCGTTGGTTCAGCTAAAAGATTCTCTTCTGTGCAGTGGGGGACCGCTGTAACGATGGTTTCTGCTTGGATCATCACCTTACCGATTACAATGATTCTAGCTTCATTAACCTTTATTATTGTAAGAGCTTTACTTCTATAACGGAAATTGTTTGCAACCTATTGTTTACCAAAGTAGGTTACAATCCAAAGACCGCCCCGATTTATTCGGTGGCGGTCTTTTAATATGTTAATGGTTCTTCTGAAGCGATCGTGGGTTTTTTGTCCACCGTCCATACTTATAAGGGTATTGATTTGAGGGCATAGGGTACAAGCTGTTTTATCAAATTAATATAAACATTTTTGGTGACACTGATCTATTCTTGATTCTATCTGGTAACTCTCTAATTTGAACTGCATATGCTGTTAGCGGAGGTGTTTCCCATGGATATATTCCCAAATTTTAAGCAACCTTTGTTTCATGTTCCTTCCCAAAGGCCCTGCATCTCCCTGGGTGGTTGCCTTACCAGTAAGTTGGTTACCGCCAAGTTTAATAATGGGATGGTCCTATCCATTCGCTTAGCAGAACTGATTCCCAATGAATTGACGAACTGTGCCCACTGTGGCAATCCTGTGAAACCGGACCAGAAGGGAGTTTGTAAGAAGTGTCGTACTCCCCTCTGCCCATCCTGTGGTAAGTGTAATTGTTAATGACTCCTATCGAAAGGAGTTTCTTTTTTCATAATAATTTTGCTCGAAATGGGCATCACTTACTATAGAGCTTTCTATGAGGAGGACACCTATGAGCGAATACCTTGGAAACAAAGAAGCCAAACAGCAAATGCTAAAGACCATTATTAAAGACCTGCATCAAGGAAAGGATTTTAATCAGGTTAAAGCTGATTTTCAAAACCTTATTAAGGATATTGATGCCAGCGAAATTGCAAATATGGAGCAGGCCTTGATTGGTGAGGGTATGAATCCCGAAGAAATTACCAAACTCTGTGATGTACACGCTGCGGTATTCCGGGACGCCCTGGAAGAAAATGAAAAGCCAAATTTGATTCTTGGTCATCCCATGTACACCATAAAGCATGAAAATGAAGAAATCAAAAAGGCTCTGGAGGAACTGGATAACTATTTTTCATCTAACCAAATGGATGCATTTAAAGATCGCCTATCCTTCTTCCGGGATAACCTGGACAGGCACTACTCAAAAAAAGAAAACATCCTCTTCCCTTACCTTGAGAGACACAACATTACCGGGCCACCATCGGTTATGTGGTCGGTGGATGATGAGATCCGGGATATGGGCAAAATCCTTTTGACAAGGGTAAAGGAAGGCGATGCTGGAGCTATTAAAACAGCCTATGAAACCATGAAAAATAAAATATCAGAAATGATTTTTAAGGAAGAAAACATTCTAACCCCCATGCTGCTGGAAACTTTGACAGAGGAAGAATGGGCAGAAATCAAACAGGAGGATGAGGAGTTCGGTGTGGTTTTTTCTAAACCCCATGGGAACTTCTGGCAACCGAAGGCCGTTACGACAAAAAATATTTCCTTTGAACCCACCGGTGAGGCACTGTCTCTGGATACAGGCTTTCTGACTCTGGAACAAATCAACACCATCCTTACCAACATACCCATCGATATTACCTTTGTAGATAAGGACGATACAGTAAGATACTTTTCCCAAGGCAGAGAGCGTATCTTTGTTCGTACCAAATCCATTATTGGAAGGAAAGTGCAAAATTGCCACCCACCTGATAGTGTTCATATGGTGGAAAAAATCTTATCCGACTTTAAGCATGGCAAACATAGTACTGCTGAGTTCTGGTTGGAACTGGCTGAAAAATTTATTCACATTCGCTACTTTGCCCTACGGGATGAACAGGGTCATTATGTGGGTACAATGGAAGTAAGTCAGGATGTTACCGGTATCCGGTCCCTAGAAGGCGAAAGGCGGTTATTACAGTATGAGGACTAACCATCTATGTAAATATTTACCTGATATTTTTTCTCCCCTATTTCTTTACTTTTCACTTAATATTCAATATAATCTAAATAAGGGGAGCGCCTGAAGTTAAGTAGTAAGAACTGACACGGATTTTGTTTCACGAGGTTTTCTGTGAAGTATACTGTGATTAAAGGTTTTGCTAGTTAAGTCTGGTTGTAGTTCCCTATTTGAGTTTCTATTAGGTCGATTATTCATAAGGTTGTGTGTATGTAGGTTTATTTTTGTTTTTGGCGTTCCCCAAATAAGGAAACCCGGGCTATCCCGGGTTTTCTCTTTTTTTACAGACTGTATTCCTCAATCTCTTCTAACACCTGGTCTACATTTTTGGAGATATTTAATTCTTTTAACACTCTTTGCCATATTTCCCTTTGACAGTCCTCTTTTTTCCAGCCATACTCTTGAAGAGCTTGATAGCCATAATCTTTGACCGCATCTTCCTCCGGCATAAAATATATATCCTCTGAACGGTTTTCAACTTTAGCCGAGGAAACCAAGTTTATATCTAAGATAAAAGCTTCTCCGTCAAGGTAAATTTCAGTCCAATGGTGAGGAAATTCCCTTCCCTCAAAGCTAACCGTTCCCCTTTGAATAAAAACATCATAATCCTTTAAGAGAAGTAACCCATAAAGGATGGAACAAGACTTTCTATCTAAGTCGATATTAAGAAACCTTTCTTCTTTTAGTATGTTTTTTACGGCTGATGCCATATCCAATATCTGTTTTACTTGATCCAACTGACAAAACACTGCTCTCTCTCTCCTTTTGTGGCCTCGTATTTTTATTATCTTAACATAAGTTCCTTTGATCAACCGTTCATACCCTAGGAATAAGCTATTTTTTGTTTATCATTAGTAGAAATTATTGATCCAAAGCATGCCGGGCATAATATGAAAGGACAATAGAACCGGGGGAGCTTTAATTATGCTAAAAAAATATATATCCAGGGCAGATGGGACATTGGTAGAAACGGAAAACATTGAGACAGGCTCCTGGATTAGTATCGTAAATCCAGAAGAAAAAGAAATTGCACAGATTCTCACTCTGTTAAATATCGAACATGAATTTATCCCAGATGCCTTAGACGAGGCAGAAACACCTAGAATTGAACGAAAAGATCATTATATTTGGATTATTATTGATATCCCGGTGACCGTTAGCAAGCAAAGGAACGCCCTTTTATATGATACCATTCCTCTCACAATTATTGTTACAGAGAATTATTTTGTAACAATAACTTTAAGGGAAAATGACATTATTCAAGACTTTATTCAAAAAAAAGTTCAAGGGTTTTATACCTTTAAAAAAACTCGCTTTGTATTACAAATACTTTATGTGATAGCAACCTACTATTTGAAATACCTGAGACAAATTAATCAGAAAACTAATAAAATTGAAGAAGAATTGCACCAGTCCATGCGAAATGAAGAATTGTACTCCCTTTTGAGTTTGAGTAAAAGCCTAGTTTATTTTACGACCTCCTTAAAAGCAAACGAAATGGTAATGGAAAAGATGCTACGGAATAACTATCTTAAGATGTATGAAGATGATAAGGAAATTTTAGAAGATGCCATAATTGAAAATAAGCAGGCCATAGAAATGGCCCACATTTACAGTAATGTTTTGAGTGGTATGATGGATGCCTTTGCTTCGGTCATTTCAAACAATGTAAACATTGTTATGAAGTTTTTAACTTCCATTACCATCATTCTGGCAGTGCCCACAATGATAGCAAGTTTCTTTGGTATGAATGTGGTGCTACCCCTAAAGGAATATCCCTATGCCTTTACTGGCATCATTCTATTCTGTATTTTGCTCTCCTTTATTATAGGTTTAATCTTTACCAGGAAAAGATATCTTTAGAAAAAATAAAATATAAGTTATTTTTTTTGTACCAATAATTACTTTCTAATTGTGACAAGATAATCTAGGGTTGGTGATAAGATGACATTAAAAAATATTTTTGGCAAATGGAAGAGGGCTAAAAATTTAATACAACAACAGATACTTACCGGGGCAGAAGAGGGTGACGGCTTAAGTGGTAACCTCAACAAGGATGAGCAAGTCATTTTTCAAGGTCTCAGTGGTAGTAGCGATATCATCCGACGCAGGATTTTAATTGGCAGTACGCCAGCGGTTTTAATTTATATTGAAGGTATCATTGATAATGATGTAATCCATAAAGATGTATTGAACAGGTTACAACGGGTAAAGGAAATACCCAGCATGACCGTAGGGGCACTGGATTTTATTGCCCAAAAAGTATTATCCACCTCTACAGTTAAAAAGACCACGTTGTTGGCGAATATGTTAGTGGAAGTATTAACTGGCAATGCTGTTTTACTAATAGAAGGTAACAAGCAGGTATTGATTGTTGAAGTCAAAGGCGGTGAGAGAAGAAATATTACGGAACCAGTAACCGAACGTACGATGCGTGGTTCCAGAGAGGGCTTTATCGAGGATATTGCGGTAAATTTAGCCCTTGTTAGAAGAAAAATAGTATCCACCAAGCTAGCTATTGAAGTTACCAGAATTGGGCAACGTAGCAGAACTAAAGTGGCACTGGCATATATGTCTGATATAGCTGACCCCAAGATTGTACAGGAAGTTCGCCACCGTATTTCTCAAATTAATACTGATGTTATTCTGGAAGCAGGTTATATTGAAAGATTTATTGAAGATCATCCCTGGAGCCTGTTTCCACAGGTATTTGGTACCGAACGCCCTGATCGGGTGGTGGCAAATTTACTGGAGGGTCGGGTAGCCATTCTGATTGACGGTACTCCCTATGTTTTGGTTGTACCCACCCTTTTTATCCAGTTTTTGCAGGGCAGCGAGGATTATAATGAACGGTTAATTGTTGGATCATTGGCCCGCACAACCAGGTATTTTGCTTTTTTGCTTACTACTACCCTTACTGCTATTTATATCGCTTTAGTTACCTTTCACCATTCTCTGTTACCTACAGACTTATTGCTGGCAGTGGCGGAAGCCAGGCAGAAGGTACCCTTTTCTGCCCTGGCAGAAGCCATGTTTATGGAAATTGTGGTTGAGATTTTGCGGGAAGCGGGATTGCGCCTGCCGCAAACAGTGGGACAAACCCTTGGTGTGGTAGGCGGTATTGTACTGGGACAGGCGGTTATTCAGGCTAATTTGGTGAGTCCTTTAATGGTGGTGGTGGTTGCCCTGTCAGCCATTAGTTCCTTTGTATTTCCCAATTACAGTATGGCGCTAGCCATTAGACTGATTAAGTTTCCCCTGATGATTCTGGCCTCCATATTTGGTGCTTTGGGTATAGCGGTGGGCTGGGTGTTTTTTACTATTCACTTAGCTTCTATGGAGAGTTTCGGGATACCCTATTTGGCACCACTGGCACCCACACGCTATGCTGATTTGGGAGATACCATGGTGGTTTCAAACCTTTGGAAACACAAAAAACGACCTGCTTCTATTCCTCATGTAAATAACCGGCGCATGGGGGATACTCCCCAGGAGTGAGTTTAATGAAAAATTATAGTAATGTAATGACCAGTAAACAATTACTTTTTACTGTTGTCAGCATTACCATTGGGGTGGGGATATTAACCCTACCGGAAGCGGTGGGAAAAAGTGCTCAACAGGATGCGTGGATATCCCTGCTTATTGGAGGTTCATTGCCCCTAGCAGGTATATTTTTGGTTAATTTAATTGGCAGTAGATTTCCTGACTTAACTCTGGCGGAATATGCAGAAAAGATATTGGGTAAATGGTTGGGTAAACTATTATCATTGATTTTTGTGTTTTATGGACTTGTCTACGCTGCCATAATTACCAGGTTGTTTGTTGGTATGTTAAAGAATTATTTATTTCCCGTAACTCCTGTGTGGGTACTGGGGGCACTAGTTTTTTCACTTATTGCTTATTTAGTTTCCAAAGACGCCCGGGTTTTAGGGCGGGTAAATGAATTGATGTTTTATGAGGCGCTGGTTTTATATGTGGCGTTATTATTAGCTATACCAAATTTTGATTATAACTTTATTCGACCAGTGGGCCATGCCGGGATGATGAATATCCTAAAGGGAACATCGGAGACATTTTTAGCTTTACTTGGTGTGGAATTTTTAATGGTATTTTATCCTATGGTACAGAATAAAAAAGAATTTGTTAAAGCAAGTGTAACAGGACTTGTCATAGTCATGTTTATTTATTTAACTTTAGTTTTGGTTGTACTGGGTGTCTTTGGGCCAGTGATCATAGGCCAGTTGAGGTTTGCTTTAATGGTTTTATTAAAAACCTATACTGCACCGTTAATTGAGAGGGCAGAGTTCTTTTTTGTTATTTTCTATGTGTTTATAGCCTTTCGCCCCATAGGTAACATGTACTTTGCCAGTCGTTATACAGCGGAAAGAATATTTGGTGTCAATGCCCCTGGTCTTATGACGGTAATATTGCTTCCCCTCGTATTTACATTTTTTTTGTTTCCTAAAAATTTTGAGCAGACAGTAGCCATTAGTACCATGATTGGGTATGGAGGAATTGGCTTTTTAATTGTTATGCCTTTGATTTTATGGTTAATTGCTGTGATACGGGGGATTGGAAGCAAAAAGGAATGATTGAAAATACCACATACAGAGGATGTTTACGAGGTTAAGATGAGAAAAAATGCCAATGTTATCACCAGTAAACAGCTGATTTTTATTATTGTCAGTTCCACCGTAGGGGTAGGTATTTTAACCCTGGCTGACTCGGCGGGCGAAGTGGCTCAACAGGATGCCTGGATATCGGTGGCCATGGGAGCCTTGCTACCACTGGTGGGGCTAGTTGCCATTGTTTTAAATTGCAGCAAGTTTCCTGGGTTAACCCTGGCGGAATATAGCGAAAGGATATTGGGTAAATGGTTGGGTAAACTAATTTCGCTGGTCTTTGTATTTTATACCATTGTTACTGCTGCTATTATTACTAGTACATTTGTCCATATGTTAAAGATATATTTGTTTCCTGCAACACCCCGGTGGGCTTTAGTAGTGCTGATTCTTTCGGTTATTACTTATTGGGGGTCCAAGGATGCTAGGGTTTTAGGCCGGGTCAATGAACTGATGTTTTATGAAGCAATTATTGTATTCCTGTCTTTAGTACTGGCTTTTCCCAATATTGATCTTACCTTTTACCAACCTATAGGCCATGCCGGGATCAGTAATATTTTAATAGCAGCCTCAAAGACAATATTTGCCTATACTGGTATGGAGTTGTTATTGGTGTTTTACCACATGGTACAAAATAAAAAAGAAACTGTTAAAGCAGGGTTAACTGCCATTACTATAGTTTTGTTCATCTATTTAGGGATAACTATTACTGCCTTGGGGGTCTTTGGACCCTTTGTCATAGGTAAGGTTCGCTTTAGTTTGATGGTTTTATTAAAAACCTATACTGCACCGTTGATTGAGAGGACAGAGTTCTTTTTCGTTATTTTTTATGTTTTTGTAGCCTTTCGACCTATAGGTAACTATTATTTTGCCAGTCGCTATACAGCGGAAAAAATGCTGGGCCTTAATGCCCCTGGTCTTATAACAATAGTTATTTTCCCTATTGCTTTAGCAGTAGCTTCGTATCCGGATAGTTTTGAACAGACAGTGGCCATTAGCTCGCAAATAGGTATAGTGGGACTGGTTTTCTTAATAATTGTTCCTTTGTTATTATGGTTTATCTCTTTAATAAGGGGAATAGATGGTGAAAAAGATCAAACCTAAAGCTGTTTTACTGCTTTTGTTATTGATAACTGTACTTACAACTGGCTGCTGGGATGCTGCTGATGTAAAGGATATAGTGATCCCCTTTATAGCCGGATTTGATTATGAAAAAATAAAGGGCCAGGGTAAATTTTATCTATATATAAACAACCCTGTTGTAGGAGAGGCCAGGGAAAAGTCCGATGTACTGGTGGCAGAAGGGGAAACAGTGGGGGACACCCGGGTTGACCGGGGTAACAAGTCTGCCCGCAGTATATCTGTGGGGGATTTGAAGGGTTTTTTATTTGGTAAAGAACTTGCCAGCCGGGGCTTGGAGGAAACATTTGATATATTATATCGCAACCCAAGGATCAGTAAGACCCCTAATTTAGCTGTTGTGGATGGTATGGCTAAGGATATATTTTATCTTAAGCCAAAGAATTTTCAGACTGTAGGCGAAAATGTACTTGATATGTTTAAAAATTCATCTAAAAATAACTTTATCCCGGACGAGACCATACATAATTTTAGAATTAATGCCCTTACTCCTGGTTTTAATCCGGTGTTACCGGTACTTAGTATTCATGGGCAGGACAAGATAAAAATATCCGGAGCAGCTTTATTTAAAAAGTATAAGATGGTGGCTATGATTAATGCCGAGGATATGCGAGTATTAACCTGGCTAAGGGGCGAGGAAAAAAAAGGGGATATATTGTTTGAACTTACAGATAAGCAGGGGGGAGTAAAAAAAATAGCCTTTGAAGGGGGAAATAAACGCTCTGTTAAAGCAAAGCTGGAAAATGGACAACCTGTCTTTGAAGTAGAAATTAAGCTAAAAGGAATGGTGGCGGAAGCTTTAGGAGATTTTCGGTTTGCCGGTGAAGAAAAAAATGTAGAACTAGCTGAAAAAGCCCTGGAAGAACAGGTTAAAAGGCAGTGCGAAAGTTTCATTGAAGATTTACAGTATAAATACAGAGTAGATGCAATTTTGTTGGGTAAATATGCCAGAATATACTGGCCAGAATTGGTGGAGAAACAGGATTGGGACGAGGTATTTTGTAACAGTGAAATTAGGGTAAAGGTTAAGGTGGTTATTCAAGGCAGCGGCGAAGTGGCCTAAAAAGGATGTAAACAGAATGAAAAGTAAGATACTAATATTACGTTTATTACTATGCTTGCTGGTGCTTACTGGTTGTAGTAAAAATATCAACCCGGAGCCAGTTAAAAAAATAAGCCAGAAAGATAGTATTAGGAAGGATAAACAAAACCTTCCTGATGATACCGGGGCCAGGTCCAAAGTTAAGAAAGGAAGTATTAAGATAGGTAGGTTAGAGCGGGAGGTTGAGCTAAAATTGTTGGACGGGTCTCCCTTCTCCTTTTATACCTATATCCCCGGTGATATGGATGTGGAAAGAGTTAGACTAGGCGAGACAGTTTTGATATAATCGCTAACTTTGGAGGTATAAAACGTAAAGACGCC
This genomic interval from Desulforamulus reducens MI-1 contains the following:
- a CDS encoding magnesium transporter CorA family protein encodes the protein MLKKYISRADGTLVETENIETGSWISIVNPEEKEIAQILTLLNIEHEFIPDALDEAETPRIERKDHYIWIIIDIPVTVSKQRNALLYDTIPLTIIVTENYFVTITLRENDIIQDFIQKKVQGFYTFKKTRFVLQILYVIATYYLKYLRQINQKTNKIEEELHQSMRNEELYSLLSLSKSLVYFTTSLKANEMVMEKMLRNNYLKMYEDDKEILEDAIIENKQAIEMAHIYSNVLSGMMDAFASVISNNVNIVMKFLTSITIILAVPTMIASFFGMNVVLPLKEYPYAFTGIILFCILLSFIIGLIFTRKRYL
- a CDS encoding spore germination protein, with the translated sequence MTLKNIFGKWKRAKNLIQQQILTGAEEGDGLSGNLNKDEQVIFQGLSGSSDIIRRRILIGSTPAVLIYIEGIIDNDVIHKDVLNRLQRVKEIPSMTVGALDFIAQKVLSTSTVKKTTLLANMLVEVLTGNAVLLIEGNKQVLIVEVKGGERRNITEPVTERTMRGSREGFIEDIAVNLALVRRKIVSTKLAIEVTRIGQRSRTKVALAYMSDIADPKIVQEVRHRISQINTDVILEAGYIERFIEDHPWSLFPQVFGTERPDRVVANLLEGRVAILIDGTPYVLVVPTLFIQFLQGSEDYNERLIVGSLARTTRYFAFLLTTTLTAIYIALVTFHHSLLPTDLLLAVAEARQKVPFSALAEAMFMEIVVEILREAGLRLPQTVGQTLGVVGGIVLGQAVIQANLVSPLMVVVVALSAISSFVFPNYSMALAIRLIKFPLMILASIFGALGIAVGWVFFTIHLASMESFGIPYLAPLAPTRYADLGDTMVVSNLWKHKKRPASIPHVNNRRMGDTPQE
- a CDS encoding GerAB/ArcD/ProY family transporter, whose protein sequence is MKNYSNVMTSKQLLFTVVSITIGVGILTLPEAVGKSAQQDAWISLLIGGSLPLAGIFLVNLIGSRFPDLTLAEYAEKILGKWLGKLLSLIFVFYGLVYAAIITRLFVGMLKNYLFPVTPVWVLGALVFSLIAYLVSKDARVLGRVNELMFYEALVLYVALLLAIPNFDYNFIRPVGHAGMMNILKGTSETFLALLGVEFLMVFYPMVQNKKEFVKASVTGLVIVMFIYLTLVLVVLGVFGPVIIGQLRFALMVLLKTYTAPLIERAEFFFVIFYVFIAFRPIGNMYFASRYTAERIFGVNAPGLMTVILLPLVFTFFLFPKNFEQTVAISTMIGYGGIGFLIVMPLILWLIAVIRGIGSKKE
- a CDS encoding GerAB/ArcD/ProY family transporter translates to MKIPHTEDVYEVKMRKNANVITSKQLIFIIVSSTVGVGILTLADSAGEVAQQDAWISVAMGALLPLVGLVAIVLNCSKFPGLTLAEYSERILGKWLGKLISLVFVFYTIVTAAIITSTFVHMLKIYLFPATPRWALVVLILSVITYWGSKDARVLGRVNELMFYEAIIVFLSLVLAFPNIDLTFYQPIGHAGISNILIAASKTIFAYTGMELLLVFYHMVQNKKETVKAGLTAITIVLFIYLGITITALGVFGPFVIGKVRFSLMVLLKTYTAPLIERTEFFFVIFYVFVAFRPIGNYYFASRYTAEKMLGLNAPGLITIVIFPIALAVASYPDSFEQTVAISSQIGIVGLVFLIIVPLLLWFISLIRGIDGEKDQT
- a CDS encoding Ger(x)C family spore germination protein, yielding MVKKIKPKAVLLLLLLITVLTTGCWDAADVKDIVIPFIAGFDYEKIKGQGKFYLYINNPVVGEAREKSDVLVAEGETVGDTRVDRGNKSARSISVGDLKGFLFGKELASRGLEETFDILYRNPRISKTPNLAVVDGMAKDIFYLKPKNFQTVGENVLDMFKNSSKNNFIPDETIHNFRINALTPGFNPVLPVLSIHGQDKIKISGAALFKKYKMVAMINAEDMRVLTWLRGEEKKGDILFELTDKQGGVKKIAFEGGNKRSVKAKLENGQPVFEVEIKLKGMVAEALGDFRFAGEEKNVELAEKALEEQVKRQCESFIEDLQYKYRVDAILLGKYARIYWPELVEKQDWDEVFCNSEIRVKVKVVIQGSGEVA